In Bifidobacterium sp. ESL0745, one DNA window encodes the following:
- the adhE gene encoding bifunctional acetaldehyde-CoA/alcohol dehydrogenase, which yields MTAQKNAGTSPTKKTATNETPDVRREVDELVARGVEALNQFEKLNQEQVDRIVAKASVAALNKHLVLAKMAVDETGRGLVEDKATKNIFACEHVTHYLAGQKTVGIIREDDVMGIDEVAEPVGVVAGVTPVTNPTSTTIFKSLIALKTRCPIVFGFHPFAQKCSVEAARIVRDAAVAAGAPKDCIQWIEHPSVEATGALMTHPDVATILATGGPGMVKAAYSSGKPALGVGAGNAPAYVDANVDVKRVANDLVLSKHFDYGMICATEQGIIAHADIYERLADELKRRKAYFVNADEKAKLEQYMFGCTAYSGGKPKLNSVVPGKSPQYIAREAGFTVPDDATILVAECKEVGEQEPLTLEKLCPVHAMLRFETEEQGFNMCEGMLKFGAGHTAVIHSDDHDLVKRYGLKMHACRIVWNQPSALGGIGDIYNAIAPSLTLGCGSYGGNSVSGNVQAVNLLNIKRIARRNNNMQWFKVPPKTYFEPNAIRYLHDMYNIRRVVIVCDKVMEQLGIVDKVIDQLRSRPEPVTFRTIDYIEPEPSVETVERGAAMMRDEFRPDTIIAVGGGSPMDAAKIMWLLYEHPEISFDDVREKFFDIRKRAFRIPPLGSKAKLVCIPTSSGTGSEVTPFAVITDHKTGYKYPITDYALTPSVAIVDPVLARTQPPTLASNTGFDALTHCMESYVSVYSNDFTDGMALHAAKLIWDNLATSVCAEPGEAKIKAQEKMHNAATMAGMAFGSAFLGMCHGMAHTIGALCDVAHGHTNAILLPYVIRYNGSIPQEPTSWPKYDKYVAPERYQEFARVLGVDPGKSPEEGVENLALAVEDYRDNKLGMDSSFQQCGVDETYFWSILDQIGMRAYEDQCTPANPRIPQIEDMKDIAIAAYYGISQAEGHARRQEREATTSVTEVEVVES from the coding sequence ATGACGGCACAAAAGAATGCTGGGACTTCACCCACCAAGAAAACTGCAACGAACGAAACGCCCGATGTCAGACGCGAGGTCGACGAACTGGTCGCACGCGGGGTCGAGGCGCTGAACCAATTCGAGAAACTCAACCAGGAGCAGGTCGACCGCATTGTCGCCAAGGCGTCGGTCGCCGCCCTGAACAAGCATTTGGTGCTGGCAAAGATGGCCGTCGATGAGACGGGCCGTGGCTTGGTGGAGGACAAGGCCACCAAGAACATCTTCGCCTGCGAACATGTCACCCACTATCTGGCCGGGCAGAAGACTGTCGGCATTATTCGCGAAGACGACGTGATGGGCATCGACGAGGTGGCCGAGCCGGTTGGCGTGGTCGCCGGCGTCACACCAGTCACCAACCCGACGTCCACCACGATCTTCAAGTCGTTGATCGCCTTGAAGACGCGTTGTCCGATTGTTTTCGGGTTCCACCCGTTCGCCCAGAAGTGTTCGGTTGAGGCAGCGCGCATCGTGCGTGACGCGGCGGTGGCGGCCGGCGCCCCGAAGGATTGCATCCAGTGGATCGAACACCCCTCGGTTGAGGCTACGGGCGCACTGATGACGCATCCTGATGTCGCCACGATTCTCGCCACCGGCGGCCCCGGCATGGTCAAGGCCGCGTATTCCTCCGGCAAGCCCGCGCTCGGCGTGGGTGCCGGCAATGCGCCTGCATATGTGGACGCGAACGTCGACGTCAAGCGCGTGGCCAACGATCTGGTGCTTTCCAAGCATTTTGATTACGGCATGATCTGCGCCACCGAACAGGGCATCATCGCCCACGCCGACATCTACGAGCGTCTCGCCGACGAATTGAAGCGTCGCAAGGCCTATTTCGTCAACGCCGATGAGAAGGCCAAGCTTGAGCAGTACATGTTCGGCTGCACGGCCTATTCCGGTGGCAAACCGAAGCTCAACTCCGTCGTCCCCGGCAAATCCCCACAGTACATCGCCCGTGAGGCCGGTTTCACTGTTCCCGATGACGCCACGATTCTGGTCGCCGAATGCAAGGAAGTGGGGGAGCAGGAGCCGTTGACGCTCGAAAAGCTCTGCCCGGTCCACGCCATGCTGCGTTTTGAGACCGAGGAACAGGGCTTCAACATGTGCGAAGGCATGCTGAAGTTCGGCGCCGGCCACACCGCTGTCATTCACTCAGACGATCACGACCTCGTGAAGCGGTATGGCCTGAAGATGCACGCCTGCCGCATCGTCTGGAACCAGCCCTCGGCACTGGGCGGCATCGGCGATATCTACAACGCCATCGCCCCGTCCCTGACGCTCGGCTGCGGCTCCTACGGCGGCAATTCCGTCTCCGGCAACGTCCAGGCCGTCAACCTGCTGAACATCAAGCGCATCGCGCGAAGGAACAACAATATGCAATGGTTCAAAGTCCCGCCGAAGACCTATTTCGAGCCCAACGCCATCCGGTATCTGCATGACATGTACAACATCCGCCGGGTGGTCATCGTCTGCGACAAGGTTATGGAACAGCTTGGCATCGTCGACAAGGTCATCGACCAGTTGCGTTCTCGCCCGGAACCGGTCACGTTCCGCACCATCGATTACATCGAGCCGGAACCGTCCGTCGAGACCGTGGAGCGCGGCGCGGCCATGATGCGCGACGAATTCCGCCCCGACACCATCATCGCGGTGGGTGGCGGCTCTCCGATGGATGCGGCCAAGATCATGTGGCTTTTGTACGAGCACCCCGAAATCTCCTTCGACGACGTTCGCGAGAAGTTCTTCGACATTCGCAAGCGTGCCTTCCGTATTCCGCCGCTCGGGAGCAAGGCCAAGCTAGTGTGCATCCCGACGTCTTCCGGCACCGGTTCCGAGGTCACGCCCTTCGCCGTGATCACCGATCACAAGACCGGCTACAAGTACCCGATCACCGATTATGCACTGACCCCGTCCGTTGCCATCGTCGACCCGGTCCTGGCCCGCACCCAACCGCCGACGCTGGCCAGCAACACCGGTTTCGACGCGCTGACGCACTGCATGGAGTCCTACGTCTCCGTCTACTCCAACGATTTTACCGACGGCATGGCCCTGCACGCCGCCAAGCTCATCTGGGACAACCTCGCCACCTCGGTTTGCGCCGAGCCCGGTGAGGCCAAGATCAAGGCCCAGGAGAAGATGCACAACGCCGCCACGATGGCCGGCATGGCCTTCGGCTCAGCATTCTTGGGGATGTGCCACGGCATGGCCCACACCATCGGTGCGCTCTGCGACGTGGCCCACGGGCACACCAACGCAATCCTGCTGCCGTACGTCATCCGCTACAACGGCTCGATTCCGCAGGAGCCCACGAGTTGGCCGAAGTACGACAAGTACGTTGCGCCCGAGCGCTACCAGGAATTCGCCCGTGTGCTCGGCGTCGACCCCGGCAAAAGCCCGGAAGAAGGAGTGGAGAACCTTGCGCTTGCGGTGGAGGACTACCGTGACAACAAGCTCGGCATGGATTCCAGTTTCCAGCAGTGCGGCGTCGATGAGACCTATTTCTGGAGCATTCTCGACCAGATTGGCATGCGCGCCTATGAAGACCAGTGCACCCCCGCGAATCCTCGCATTCCGCAGATCGAGGACATGAAGGACATCGCCATTGCCGCCTATTACGGCATTTCCCAGGCCGAGGGCCACGCCCGTCGCCAGGAACGCGAAGCGACCACGTCGGTCACCGAAGTGGAAGTGGTTGAAAGCTGA
- a CDS encoding VOC family protein produces MMKPMSDFTTDLQHSGMPAKDLDETIEFYTKKMGFELVGVFPNGKNRCAFLRYGHLTIETWEGDPVAMKDGAINHWAFDTPDIEAAFENAKAIGLELKDKEIQSISTFWKNGIRYFNVYGPNRETIEFCQIV; encoded by the coding sequence ATCATGAAACCAATGTCCGATTTCACCACCGATCTGCAACATTCCGGCATGCCGGCCAAGGATCTTGACGAAACCATCGAGTTCTACACCAAGAAAATGGGATTCGAGCTGGTCGGCGTTTTCCCGAACGGCAAGAACCGTTGCGCGTTCCTGCGTTATGGCCACCTGACCATCGAGACTTGGGAAGGCGATCCGGTGGCGATGAAGGATGGCGCCATCAACCACTGGGCATTCGACACCCCCGACATCGAGGCCGCGTTCGAAAATGCCAAGGCGATTGGCCTTGAACTTAAGGACAAGGAGATTCAGTCGATCTCCACGTTCTGGAAGAACGGCATCCGTTACTTCAACGTTTACGGCCCCAACCGCGAGACCATCGAGTTCTGCCAGATCGTCTGA
- the rpsI gene encoding 30S ribosomal protein S9, producing the protein MAENTNNSAVQETEEELTSFTTETNAGAGTGASTIAPGYGTGRRKEAIARVRLVPGSGKWTINGRTLEEFFPSRLQQREVNSPIVLLKLENKFDVIVLVEGGGTTGQAGAIRLGVARALNAIDRDANRAALKKAGFLTRDARVVERKKAGLHKARRAPQFSKR; encoded by the coding sequence ATGGCTGAAAATACCAATAACTCCGCGGTTCAAGAGACCGAAGAGGAACTTACTTCATTTACTACTGAAACCAACGCCGGTGCTGGCACCGGTGCTTCCACCATCGCCCCGGGCTACGGCACGGGTCGTCGCAAGGAAGCCATCGCCCGCGTGCGTTTGGTTCCTGGTTCCGGCAAGTGGACCATCAACGGCCGCACCCTGGAGGAGTTCTTCCCCTCCCGTCTGCAGCAGCGTGAGGTCAACTCCCCGATCGTTCTGCTCAAGCTTGAGAACAAGTTCGATGTCATCGTCCTCGTTGAGGGCGGCGGCACCACCGGTCAGGCCGGCGCCATCCGCCTCGGCGTGGCCCGTGCACTGAATGCCATTGACCGTGACGCCAACCGCGCCGCGCTCAAGAAGGCCGGCTTCCTCACTCGCGACGCCCGCGTCGTGGAGCGCAAGAAGGCAGGCCTGCACAAGGCACGTCGTGCGCCTCAGTTCTCGAAGCGTTGA
- the rplM gene encoding 50S ribosomal protein L13: MKTFTPKPADLTHDWYIIDATDVVLGKLATRAALLLRGKNKPTFAPNADLGDHVIIINAEKIALTGKKMDKVLYAHSGRPGGLRADSYADLLKRNPERIVREAVKGMMPKNRLSKVELDRLHVFAGPDHPHTPQKPQPVEIAAVSQQAK; the protein is encoded by the coding sequence GTGAAAACTTTCACACCGAAGCCAGCTGATCTGACTCACGACTGGTACATCATTGACGCCACCGACGTGGTGCTGGGTAAGCTTGCAACCAGGGCAGCGCTTTTGCTGCGCGGCAAGAACAAGCCGACTTTCGCTCCCAACGCCGATTTGGGCGATCACGTGATCATCATCAACGCCGAGAAGATCGCGTTGACTGGCAAGAAGATGGACAAGGTGCTCTATGCGCACTCCGGTCGTCCCGGCGGCCTTCGCGCCGATAGCTACGCCGATTTGCTCAAGCGCAATCCTGAGCGCATCGTCCGCGAAGCGGTCAAGGGCATGATGCCGAAGAACCGCCTGTCCAAGGTTGAACTCGATCGTCTCCACGTTTTCGCTGGTCCCGATCACCCGCACACCCCGCAGAAGCCCCAGCCGGTTGAGATCGCTGCGGTTTCGCAGCAGGCCAAGTGA
- a CDS encoding InlB B-repeat-containing protein has translation MKNSYLHGDDQTWNNQQWISQDGLWKGQPFSDGIHPNAGSPKQWYGLVSSPSVSFDVNGGSTIDVPTRLQINWPDQVDSSVTLPAASVMSRSGYRFSGWSKTSTPSSADYMAGQVVDLPLGGVADRILYAVWMPTPTVSNDLVFPWMNGGVADKVKVLGTVPQGANIYALQASDKIEVSLMPKDSPSSTTPSVGTAAAANDVTLNTTLCTSTACNWSATFPMSALSDADHVGQGMSYVFRALLVTGSAGNSDYAFSAGKQADVVAPVIADTTFNKNARTVSGVVWSGDAIKQTSRVKETKFTVTVTWPTGSSTSSTTLTCTDGTASVSGATCPTSGSGEGTFMLPVPSDGVVLNGNSQMQAKDAPAAAEPTLVGTGEPNVSAAVTFDTTLPVVSSLPMTGGDAPTAWWHHILLPAIFAGMLAMVVGARRRRLAMKR, from the coding sequence TTGAAAAATTCATATCTGCACGGTGATGATCAAACTTGGAACAACCAGCAGTGGATTTCACAAGATGGTCTGTGGAAAGGTCAGCCTTTTTCTGACGGTATCCATCCCAATGCTGGTTCTCCCAAGCAGTGGTATGGGCTTGTGTCCTCGCCATCGGTGTCTTTTGATGTCAATGGTGGTTCGACGATTGATGTCCCAACACGTTTGCAGATTAACTGGCCGGATCAGGTTGACAGTTCAGTAACGTTGCCGGCAGCCTCGGTAATGTCTCGTTCAGGTTATCGCTTTTCCGGGTGGAGCAAGACTTCCACGCCTTCAAGTGCTGATTACATGGCCGGACAAGTAGTGGACTTGCCTTTGGGCGGAGTAGCAGACCGGATACTTTATGCAGTGTGGATGCCTACTCCCACCGTGTCGAATGATCTGGTGTTCCCCTGGATGAACGGCGGTGTTGCTGACAAGGTAAAGGTTTTAGGAACCGTTCCGCAAGGGGCCAATATTTATGCCTTGCAGGCAAGCGACAAGATCGAAGTTTCGTTGATGCCGAAAGACAGCCCGAGCTCGACTACGCCGAGTGTAGGTACTGCTGCGGCGGCGAATGACGTGACTCTGAACACGACATTGTGTACGTCGACCGCATGCAATTGGTCGGCGACATTCCCCATGTCAGCCTTATCTGATGCCGATCATGTCGGCCAAGGTATGTCGTATGTGTTCCGCGCACTGCTGGTGACAGGGTCCGCCGGTAATTCGGATTACGCGTTCTCTGCGGGCAAGCAGGCTGATGTGGTCGCTCCTGTGATTGCGGATACGACGTTCAACAAGAACGCGCGCACGGTGTCGGGCGTGGTGTGGAGTGGTGATGCCATCAAGCAGACCAGTCGTGTCAAGGAAACGAAGTTCACTGTGACGGTGACTTGGCCGACCGGCTCGTCAACTTCATCCACGACGTTGACCTGTACCGATGGAACCGCGTCCGTTTCAGGTGCGACCTGTCCAACTTCAGGTTCCGGTGAAGGCACTTTCATGTTGCCGGTGCCCAGTGATGGTGTAGTGCTCAACGGCAATTCGCAGATGCAGGCGAAGGACGCCCCTGCCGCCGCCGAGCCGACGCTGGTAGGCACTGGCGAGCCCAACGTCTCAGCGGCGGTGACGTTCGATACCACGCTGCCCGTGGTCAGCTCGCTGCCCATGACCGGTGGCGATGCCCCAACCGCGTGGTGGCACCACATCCTGCTCCCCGCGATCTTTGCCGGCATGCTCGCAATGGTGGTCGGCGCTCGCCGTCGGCGCCTCGCCATGAAGCGCTGA
- a CDS encoding AbrB family transcriptional regulator, with the protein MNSSDSDDSNDSGSDDGADNVDFEPLTDSYEELRHTEDSAELSAAARKPLPPKSDQAAFSRATALLEAVAGNQHTPLEDRIFLAETMPFPNILVKLSEDENDEVRKAVAANTADKNWLVGRLTKDKVSEVCEAALRNPRTSWKMRLEGAQNPETTSDTLDFLGKLGVESEPDAPAILSAMVRRAVALNPNCSQATLSKLAQDPSVDVQHAAQKRLA; encoded by the coding sequence TTGAATTCCAGTGATTCCGATGATTCCAACGATTCCGGCAGTGATGATGGGGCTGATAATGTCGATTTCGAGCCGCTGACCGACAGCTACGAGGAACTCCGGCATACGGAGGATTCCGCCGAATTGAGCGCTGCCGCCCGCAAGCCGCTGCCTCCGAAGTCCGATCAGGCAGCATTCTCCCGTGCCACGGCATTGCTTGAGGCGGTGGCCGGCAACCAGCACACCCCGCTTGAAGACCGCATTTTCCTGGCAGAAACCATGCCGTTCCCGAACATTCTGGTCAAGCTTTCCGAAGACGAGAACGATGAGGTCCGCAAGGCCGTCGCCGCCAATACCGCCGACAAGAACTGGCTGGTCGGCAGACTTACCAAAGACAAGGTAAGCGAGGTTTGTGAGGCCGCATTGCGTAATCCACGGACCTCGTGGAAGATGCGACTTGAGGGCGCGCAGAACCCTGAAACCACGTCCGATACGCTTGATTTCCTAGGCAAACTCGGCGTCGAATCAGAGCCGGACGCCCCAGCAATCCTTTCGGCAATGGTCCGTCGTGCCGTCGCGCTCAACCCGAACTGCTCGCAGGCCACTTTGTCCAAGCTTGCGCAGGATCCCTCCGTCGATGTCCAGCATGCCGCCCAGAAACGCCTCGCTTGA
- a CDS encoding YigZ family protein, which yields MDNPTSAPAEDSFIEKKSEFIGDACHIETLDEALAFVQSVREKHPKARHVAFAAILGATEGSAKERMSDDGEPSGTAGKPILDVIRMGKLTDCVIAVTRYFGGILLGSGGLIRAYSTAASMAVKAAKIERIVPMQHYRVVLEYPWLGRFEQLLAEVGGNEESREFTDRVTMRFAIPSAAAEAFEARVREAFNARARLLRL from the coding sequence ATTGACAATCCCACCAGCGCACCCGCAGAGGATTCGTTCATCGAAAAGAAGTCCGAATTCATCGGTGATGCCTGCCATATCGAGACCCTCGACGAGGCGCTCGCGTTCGTGCAATCCGTGCGTGAGAAGCATCCCAAGGCCCGTCACGTCGCCTTCGCAGCGATCCTCGGTGCTACTGAAGGTTCGGCCAAGGAACGGATGAGTGATGACGGGGAGCCGAGCGGTACCGCGGGCAAGCCGATTCTTGACGTGATTCGCATGGGCAAGCTCACCGATTGCGTCATCGCTGTCACTCGCTATTTTGGCGGCATTCTTCTGGGTTCAGGCGGCCTGATCCGCGCCTATTCCACAGCCGCTTCGATGGCGGTCAAGGCGGCAAAAATTGAGCGGATCGTGCCGATGCAGCATTATCGCGTCGTGCTGGAATACCCGTGGCTGGGCCGTTTCGAGCAGTTGCTGGCAGAGGTCGGCGGCAACGAGGAATCCAGGGAATTCACCGACCGAGTAACCATGCGTTTTGCGATTCCATCGGCCGCGGCAGAAGCGTTTGAGGCGCGCGTCCGCGAGGCGTTCAACGCCCGCGCAAGATTGTTGCGTCTTTAG